Proteins from one Periplaneta americana isolate PAMFEO1 chromosome 6, P.americana_PAMFEO1_priV1, whole genome shotgun sequence genomic window:
- the LOC138700963 gene encoding farnesol dehydrogenase-like: MERWSGRVAVVTGASAGIGAAIAQELVKKGLKVVGLARRVERVQELETNLKSEPCQLFPLKCDVTNEHEVKEAFKWIDSSLGGVDILVNNAGVFSVNSLSEGPVEQWRSILDVNVLALSICTKEALQSMKGRGLDDGHIVHINSIDGHGLPTRSFMYAASKHAVTALTEGLRRELVNQKSRIRVSSVSPGNVKTEIVSASKMRSITPESLYCNDPYLEARDVAEAVLYVLGTPPHVQIHELTVIPVGEGF; the protein is encoded by the exons ATGGAACGTTGGTCAGGACGCGTTGCCGTGGTGACGGGGGCCAGTGCCGGTATAGGAGCAGCCATCGCCCAGGAACTGGTCAAGAAAGGACTCAAAGTCGTCGGACTGGCGCGTAGGGTGGAGAGAGTCCAG GAGCTGGagacaaatttgaaatcagaacCTTGTCAGCTGTTTCCACTCAAGTGTGACGTCACTAATGAGCATGAAGTCAAGGAGGCTTTCAAATGGATCGATTCAAGTCTCGGTGGAGTCGATATCCTGGTGAATAATGCAGGAGTTTTCTCTGTCAACAGTCTATCAG AAGGCCCAGTGGAGCAATGGAGGTCCATACTGGATGTCAATGTCTTGGCCCTCAGCATCTGCACTAAGGAAGCACTCCAGTCCATGAAGGGCCGAGGACTGGATGATGGCCACATCGTCCATATCAACAG CATTGATGGCCACGGATTGCCAACACGTTCCTTCATGTACGCTGCATCCAAACATGCAGTCACTGCCTTGACAGAAGGACTGCGCCGGGAGCTTGTGAACCAGAAGTCCAGGATTCGAGTCTCT AGTGTAAGTCCTGGAAACGTAAAGACGGAAATAGTATCTGCCTCCAAGATGAGGTCCATCACTCCAGAAAGCTTATACTGCAACGATCCTTATTTGGAAGCCCGCGATGTCGCCGAAGCAGTTCTCTACGTCTTGGGCACGCCGCCCCACGTTCAG ATACACGAGCTGACTGTAATCCCTGTCGGAGAGGGTTTCTGA